The following nucleotide sequence is from Primulina tabacum isolate GXHZ01 chromosome 2, ASM2559414v2, whole genome shotgun sequence.
AAGTGCATATTCACCGGTCTCAAATATGCGCAGGTCCAGCACCTAATACAAGATGATCTGGTTAATCCACTGAAAACCAATTGCTGCTTTACTAATATTGAACGCTTGGTGAACTAATTAAATTTACGGACGTGCACTGCAAATCCATGGCTTAAAACAATCTAGAAATAATACCTCTCCCCTGTCTTCATATATATAGTCCAGTCCTTTGTAATAAGTTGGGTGCCCCACAGATAAATACTGAAAGAAACGAAGAATTGTTTACATTACACCCTTTTCCCATATGCATGTAATGATGATTGACATTTAATCAGTCTTACTCACGTTTATACTATTGAGATACTTCTCTTTATCCACTCTCACAATCTGCCCTTTATTCACTATAAAAACCACAAGAACAAACGATTTAATACAACTGAACGATTCTTTCCTACCAGAACAGAAGTGTGACAACATTATTAATAAGGAGAtatttacttgaataaacaggTTTCTTGGACTTGGGAGCTGCTTTGGTTGTGGATTGATCATCAGAGGGAGATGCTTCCGCTTTCTTTTCATTCTGTGGTGGCTCTGAGGATTTTACGGCTTTGATTATACATGGTAATCGACATgggatttttctttgatttaTAAAGAATGTTGATATGGTGGCCAAGGAGCTCTGAGAGAGAGCTGCAGTAAATGCCATGGATAATAGAGAGTATTCCACTTGAGCGTTTAAGGCTTTTCTGTAGATAAGGTTCCCCGTCTGTGAGCTTTAGAAGACCATAAAATTCCGGAATATTATTACTGTTGAATATTGTGGGACATGTCTACAACAATATTTGAGATATG
It contains:
- the LOC142536882 gene encoding NAD(P)H-quinone oxidoreductase subunit O, chloroplastic-like: MAFTAALSQSSLATISTFFINQRKIPCRLPCIIKAVKSSEPPQNEKKAEASPSDDQSTTKAAPKSKKPVYSMNKGQIVRVDKEKYLNSINYLSVGHPTYYKGLDYIYEDRGEVLDLRIFETGEYALIAWVGIPTAPAWLPTDMLIKSDKLDYERM